TTCACTTTCTCTGCTAACTTCCACAAAGGTGTTGAAGACAATATTTGTGTTGGGAAAAATTAGGTCGTTGCtagattttcctttttttcataataCTATGATGGATTTTACTGTTttcaacaaataataaaaagctaaaaagaaaaaaaaacctatcaAGAATCGGTTATACTGAGCTATCCTGTGCTGGGCTAGTCTACAAGACCGAGTTACCTTTGGTGTTCTATCTGGTTATTGTGAAGCTGCACATTGTTATGGAGGACTGCTTAAATGTGCTGTACTATTATGGACATTCTGGCTTACAGATAGaagttaaaaacaaatggaaacatttatatatgttGTTGTTCTTCTTGCTAAGAGGTAGAAGTAGTAGTGAGAATAGTAACAATGGAAATAGTTGTAGgaatatgaaaataagaataattCCAGCAGTATTAACGCTGTAGTTGCATCTATGCTACTAATagtgtatttaaatgaatttaaaatttgtttaaaGCACTAGAATTCTACGCGCTACTTCTAGTGTTTAGTCCACTGTCATTGCACACGACTGGCCTCGTCAGCATGAAAAGGAgacatttgatacatttgtttgtatgtgttacCCACTGCATGTCTAATTGCAGGGGGCTTATATACCTTCTTGCCTGTACAGCACAAATCTTGTCGTCCCAAAAGAGGACGGCCACTTTTGGATTACCTGGAGTGTAAAGATCTCTGCGATGAACTCATTTCACCTCCTCTCTTTGTCGTGTTTTGTCAGGTATCCCGTACTAAAGCTTGCGCTGGCCGCTCTGATGTGATCCAACAGGAAATCCTTCCACGGTGAGCCGAGAGTTGGGCGCAGGTCCAGGCAGCGATTTAATCTCGCTGCGCAAGCACAAGGAGGCGTGTTTGGCTTGCGTCGACTGTTGGTTATTGAGTCGTAACTGCGGAGTAAAAATAGCTTCCAGCTCATCAGACTGAGCAACAGACTGGTAAAACATGATCGTGTTGGATGAATGCAGGAAAAGGGGTGAGTAAGACGCAGTGGGTCTGTGTGGAGGAGGATCATGTGAGGATGTTTTCCTCCTGGCTCATGTCTCACTGACAAGGCCAAACTGAAGCCCCCCTGAAAGAGCCAGCAAGTCACATTATTCAGACCACTGGTTTACATCTTAACTGTACAATATTCACTATATCCATGGGTACcggcacccccctccccctcctccgaTCACTGCTTCACCTCTTCCTCGATTCCCCTTTCTTCTGAACCCCTCCCACCTGTGTCTACCCCTGCAGTTACCTGCGTTCAGAACCTGCACAGCCTCACTCCCTTCTATTCTCAGTGTGTGATTAAGCTGCAGTCAGACTCctgttctccccccccccgactctccttcttttctcagTGTGTGATTAAGCTGCAGTCAGACTCctgttctccccccccccccgactctccttcttttctcagTGTGTGATTAAGCTGCAGTCAGACTCctgttctcccccccccccccgactctccttcttttctcagTGTGTGATTAAGCTGCAGTCAGACTCctgttctccccccccccgactctccttcttttctcagTGTGTGATTAAGCTGCAGTCAGACTCctgttctcccccccccccccaaactctccttcttttctcagTGTGTGATTAAGCTGCAGTCAGACTCctgttctccccccccccgactctccttcttttctcagTGTGTGATTAAGCTGCAGTCAGACTCctgttctcccccccccccccccccccccaaactctccttcttttctcagTGTGTGATTAAGCTGCAGTCAGCTTCCATccacccatccaccccccctcccccatacacacacactgcctcatgCACCAGGCCTGcccaacaacccccccctccccgcatTCTCTGCCCCTACTGTCTCTGACTCTCCGCCGGATCCGATGTCCCACCCACAGACCGCTTGCTCATCAGATCCATCCCTCATccctctccactcctccaggatatttcacattttacactcCTGACCAGCAGCTGCCTTCAGCTGCGCTTGTATCAATGCTCCTCCATGAGAAGCCCGCCGCGCAGATTTCTGGACCCCTCTGCTATAGAGAACTTGCAGCTCGGTCTCTCCTCTCGCCGCCATGGAGACGCCTCACTCTGTAAGTGTGTCCCGCCTCCCTTCTCTcatcactgtacattacactgtcggcatttagcagacactcttatccagcacGCTTCACATAGGTCACAATTCTTGCATGTTatctcatttatacagctggatacttgctgaggcaattctgggttaagtaccttgaccaagggtacggcagcagttTCCCtgaggggaatcgaaccagcagcctaCACCACAccgtcgctctctctctcgatcaTTCAGGACACAGTCTGCTGACACTGCTGTCACCTGCTCCGTAACCTACCTGTCTGGACCATCCAGCCAGGTAAACTGGGGATGCTCCATAACCTCTCTCAACCTCTCCGCCGAATGTCCCTCAGGGCTTTGTCCTTGGCCCCTTCCTGTTCCCTCTGCACACAGTTCTTTAAAATCTCGCCATGGTTGCTTTTTTTCCGCATCACCGTGAAGCTGATGACACTCAGGTGCTTCCCTCCTTTTACCCCTCAGAGACACACCTCTCCATAGCCCCGCCCCACTGACACCACTTCCCGGATGCATGGTTTAACCATCACCCGAGGCTTCATCTGACCAAGACCGAGGTTGCAGACACTGAGCATGAGCACAGATTTTAGCTTCCCGTTCTTTGACGTTACgttgctgaaacacacactgacacagttcTATGAGATGAAAGTTATTGGGAGTTCCTGGGAGGAGTTATACAGTATAAACACGCCCCCTTTCTGAACTCTGTCACTCCCCCctccatacacatgcacacacacgtttctccctctctctctctttctctctctctccctctctctctctttctctctctctccctctctctctctttctctctctccctctctccctctctctctcacacacacagactctctgtttctctctctctctctctctctctctttttctgtctttctctctctctgtcaaacacacacacaccctctctctctctctctctctctctctctgtcacacaaacacacactcagaggatCAGCATGTGACGCAGACTTTCGGGGGGGAAGTCCAATATCCTCCTTCACAGGAGGGATGGTGCAGAGAGctcagaagaagagagagaaaccaagagcaagcactctctctctctctctctctttctgtctctgtctctgtgtctgtctctgcgcGTGGCTCGTCTCTCCACGGCACCACGATGACGACAAGGGCAACCACAGCGACAGGACAGAAGTGTGAGCAGCGAGGCTATGGGGCATCTTTCCCGGGGAAACAGTTTGAGGAACGTGACCACAAGGCACTTCGCCCGGGGCAGAAGTGTGAGCAGCGAGGCTATGGGGCATCTTTCCCGGGGAAACAGTTTGAGGAGCGTGACCACAGGGCACTTCGCCCGGGGCAGAAGTGTGAGCAGCAAGGCTATGGGGCATCTTTCCCGGGGAAACAGTTTGAGGAGCATGACCACAGGGCATCTCACCCGGGGCAGAGGTGGCTGGTGCGTGTGCTGCTTGTCTGGGTTGCCCTGCTCTCCGTGAGCCAGGCCGTCTCTCTgaccctcctcctcaccccgGCCCTGTCCACAGAGGTAAGGCCCTtccactcacctgcacacacttCCAGGGAGggactcggggggggggggggttctgataCAGTCATCTATGTCAGTATAGTGCATGGTATAGCACTACCATACTGTATAAACAATGCTATGAATATCACAAGTtatgatgttttaaatgaatcattGCCAATTGTAGCTGCACAAAACAGAGaatacaatttattttacaatacaaaGTATTGTAAAAAGTACAATGCAAAGtaaattacacatttgaaaGTAGCTTTCCTTGCATTTGCAATTTAGCCACTCGAGCTCAAAAGCAAAGGTCATACACAGTCACCACAATCTAGGATTGTGGTTTTCATCGCAGGTATCAGGTTGAGTGAAAGCGCTAACATTTGGAAGGAAATTTCCAGCGGTGGCAGGTTCTGAGGTCAGGCCAGACAGCTCAGACTGTTTGTTTCGATGCTTTCTGTGCGTTGGTGATATTTCTCCCTGAAAACATGCGCTTTTGCCGATGAGTTTTCCATCTCACTGCCATTTAATCAGTGAGTCAATCTGACATTAGGCCGCACATTCTGACTGGAGGAGGATGGTGATGCGGGTAACCACACGTCCGGGgtctctccagctgcagctggagagctTCAAGCGAGAGAAGCGCTTTCTTCATAACCACCGTGGACATAATTAGTAGCACGGAGCCACAAAGATACTGTAAGCCTACAAAATCAGGCAAGATTTAGTCAAGGTGACTCATTCTTTTTGTGGCTGTTTAAATTAGTGTGCCTCGTTaagaattaaaaacattttcatgactTTTTAAGCAATTTTTATatgacatgacatttaaaaCTTAAGAGTATCTTAAGTAACTTAAGTCACTTGCAAGTAACTTAAGTCACTTAACTTAGCTTTATTGACTTAAGAGTAATTTAAGTCAGAATATGAAGTGCATCTGTCAAAGGCACAGAAATAACAGCACAGTGCATGCAGAACACGACAGACATGTTTCAGTTGTAAATTTCAGTACAGCAACACAACATGCCCTGTGGCAATAATACTGAACAAATGAGGAAGTGATGAGTTATGAATGGACAAGGCAACCAAACTGCAGTCTGAGTTTAGAGGTGGGTCAGTCTGTGACAGAAGATGGCCGGCAGCCGCGGCGTCCTGACCGCTTTGCGAGGCTCATTCAGCCCCGGCAGGTGCCCAGATGGACAAAAGGTGTGGACGTGGGCGCCGGGGTGGGGCTAGGCAAAGCCAGGCAGTGTGGAGCCAATACACATTTCAAAGACATGAGAAACATGTTTGGATCTGATGTCATTTAAAAGTTCTGCGTCCCGCGTTTCACCCTAACTGGCCACATGAGGCTTACTGCTGGTCCCCTGACTGTGGCCTGACATGACAATTTCTACTGACCATCAGTAGGCCTTGACTTTCATTTTAGGTTccttaagggggggggggggggggggactttttttgttgtttggacTTATTTGTCTGACAAATAAACCTAGGGAAAATCCCCAGTCGGACACAACAGAAAGAACAAGAGAGATTGTGGAGATGAAACCAGGACAGTCTCATTTCAAGCCaacctctctgcctccaccccGCACACATCTGATGTGAGACATCCGGCCgactcttgtttgtttttagctgGATTTCAGTGTCGTCACACTTcgaaagaaaaggaaatgaaaactgCTGAAGGGGGCCTTTTCTCAGTTCAGCCGTAATCACGTGCCTATGCAAATACAATACAAGCACTGTTCAGGggcttttaaaaaattattttacaagtgcacacacacacacacacacacacacacacacaaaatcaggaAGCAACTGCCCAGGAATATCGAAAAATGCTACTGACAAGTAACAAGCTATGACCTGATATTGTATACCACAGGAGAATGGGACAAGAAAATCAGCTCTAGATGAATTgaacatacatacaatatacgTATGTACACTTTTTTGGAATCAGGCTTTGATCGGTAACTGCAGGCCGTAAACGTTGAAATTATAAAGACGTCCATGAACTCGTAAGGAAACTTGtcactgctgtctttctctTGTCTCCGTAGTAACCACAATGTTTCGCAGAGGGATCCCCCAtctcccctccccactgcaCTTGTGTATCTCGTTGGCAACAacaatttgaaatacatttcaaacataGCTGTTATTGGTGTCCAGGACTCATATGGAGCCATGCACAGAGTACGCACGTGAAGACAGATCGGGAGTGAAGCGTCTCTGTTGATTTAACTTGCAATGTAAACACCTGCATatttccctctgctgtttttctgcccACACCTCAGACTGTGTATGAGCTATTGCATCTTAGACATGTCACATATTTGCTTATTAGACACCCTTATCCATTGAGACATACACGCCTTACATTTTTATAAGCCATCCATTGATGGATATTTAATGAATGCCATAATGTACATCACTGtgctctgatcactgctctGTGATGGAGTATCACAGAACAACAGTCAGGGTGGAGTAGCAGTGATCAGGGTggagtagcagtggtcagggtggaGCTGCAGTGGTCAGGGGGGAGTAGCAGCGGTTAGTGTGTGGCAGTGGTCAatgtgtagcagtggtcagtgtATAGCAGCAGTCAGGATGTAGCAGCAGTGATCAGTGTGGAGTAGCAGCAGTCAGAGTGgagtagcagtggtcagtgtgtaGCAGAGGTCAGGGTggagtagcagtggtcagggtggagtagcagtggtcagggaggagtagcagtggtcagggtggaaaggcagtggtcagggtgtagCAGGAGTCAGTGGGTAGCAGtgggcagtgtggagtagcagtgATCAGTGTGGAGTAATGGTCAAGGGTggagtagcagtggtcagggtggagtagcagtggtcagtgtgtaGCAGAGGTCAGGGTGGAGTAACAGTGGTCAGGGTggagtagcagtggtcaggggggagtagcagtggtcagggggGGTAGCAGGAGTCagggtgtagcagtggtcagggtgtagcagtggtcagggtggagtagcagtggtcagtgGGTAGTAGTGGTCAGTGGGTACCATCGGTCGGGGGgagtagcagtggtcagtgtATAGCAGAGGTcagtgtggagtagcagtggtcagggagGAGTAGCAGTGGTAAGGGTggagtagcagtggtcagggtggaGTAGCAGTGATCAGTGTGTAGCAGAGGTCAGGGTGgagtagcagtggtcagtgGGTAGCATCGGTCAGGGTGGAGTAGCAGTGGTAAGGGTGgagtagcagtggtcagtgGGTAGCAGAGGTCAGGGTggagtagcagtggtcagggtggaGTAGCAGAGGTCAGAGTGgagtagcagtggtcagtgtgtagcagtggtcagggtggagtagcagtggtcagggtgtagCAGTGCATGGCAGGGGTCAGCAGCAGAGTatagagaggacagaggagtgTGAACAGTGATGGCTGGTGGTcagtgtggagtagcagtgATCAGGGAGGAGTAGCAGTGATCAGGGTGgagtagcagtggtcagtgtggagtagcagtggtcagtgtggagtagcagtggtcagggtggagtagcagtggtcagggtggagtagcagtggtcagtgtggagtagcagtggtcagggtggagtagcagtggtcagtgtggagtagcagtggtcagggtggagtagcagtggtcagggtggaGTAGCAGCAGTCATGGTggagtagcagtggtcagggtggagtagcagtggtcagtgtggagtagcaatgtagcagtggtcagggtgtagcagtggtcagggtggagtaacagtggtcagtgtggagtagcagtggtcagggtggaGTAGCAATGGTCAGTGTGGAAaggcagtggtcagggtgtagCAGGAGTCAGTGGGTAGCAGtgggcagtgtggagtagcagtgATCAGTGTGGAGTAATGGTCAAGGGTggagtagcagtggtcagggtggagtagcagtggtcagtgtgtagcagtggtcagggtggagtaacagtggtcagtgtggagtagcagtggtcagggtggagtagcagtggtcagtgtggaaaggcagtggtcagggtgtagCAGGAGTCAGTGGGTAGCAGtgggcagtgtggagtagcagtgatcagtgtggagtagtggtcaGGGGGGAGTAGCAGCGGTTAGTTTGTGGCAGTGGTCACTGTGTAGTAGTGGTCAGTGTATGGCAGTAGTCAGTGTATAGCAGCAGTCAGGATGTAGCAGCAGGGATCAGTGTGGAGTAGCAGCAGTCAGAGTGgagtagcagtggtcagtgtgtaGCAGAGGTCAGGGTggagtagcagtggtcagggtggaGTAGCAGAGGTCAGGGTggagtagcagtggtcagggtgtagcagtggtcagggaggagtagcagtggtcagggtggagtagcagtggtcagggtggagtagcagtggtcagtgtgtaGCAGAGGTCAGGGTGgagtagcagtggtcagtgggtagcagtggtcagggtggagtagcagtggtcagggtggagtagcagtggtcagtgtgtaGCAGAGGTCAGGGTGgagtagcagtggtcagtgggtagcagtggtcagggtggagtagcagtggtcagggtggagtagcagtggtcagtgGGTAGCAGAGGTcagtgtggagtagcagtggtcagtgtgtagcagtggtcagggtggagtagcagtgtgtagcagtggtcagtgtgtaGCAGTGGTGTGGACAGTGACGGCTGGTGGTGATATTGGGTGGGTGggctaacaaatgcattataccCATCAATAGTTCAcgctgcagcaacagcagcatcacataCCAAGTAACAGCAACAACGCTATATACCTTGTTATAGCAAGTGCTCTATTGCAAACTCAAGTGCCGTTCTTTGAGGTATAATCCGaagaaaaaatatccagcaacaaCATAAAAAGTTGAATGAGTCTCATTTTTCAATATTCAACTTGCTAGATCCATAAGATGAATTTGAAgaacagtgtttattttaaccAACAAAACAAGCCTTCTATATATCATCACTATACTAGATTGACTGATAGCTATTTGACAATACTAGCTAGCACTATCACTCACTTGAAACTAcgaaaatgaatggaatgttaCTGTGTTTGGGCTATAAAAAATAAGCCCATTTAGatatatcctgtgtttttcttgtgactatttggtgctgttgctgctctagGTTccactaaaattaaaaaaaaaaaaaaacattctaaggtttttttaaccataattttctcatctttattgtaaaagataGGGAGGGCTTAGCCCTGTTAGCCTATTTATACCAGCCGTCCCTGAGTGTGGATAATATGATCTGGTCGGGAGATGAGCGACTGacgctttccctctctccatcctgtTGTGTGGTCACAGAAGGACCTGCAGAGCATCCCTGGACGCGAGTTCACAGTGGATTATCACAGCAGAGGTAGGAGTGCACCTCTTCCCAATCGCACCCACACCGCAGCAAAATTAGCGCCTGACGTCACCAGCTAACAATACAAATTATGATCATACGATTgtgggacggcagtgtagcatagtggggtactgctgctgtacctttgggcaaggtacttaacccacaattgcctcagtaaacgtccagctgtataaatggataacattgttaacaagctgtaacctatgtacatttgctaaatgtcaaaaatgtaattcaatgtaATGATCAACGCGAAACATATATATTAATTGCATTACGCCATAGATTATTTTTTAACTAGCATATTctacattattatatattaagCGTTACTAATTTAACATTAATCAGCATTGTGCTTGACTCATGCTTGTGGGGACTGCGCTTCGGTACTTTACTAAAAAGTGACCGCAGACACAGACGTGAGAAGCTCATCCATCTTGCACAATGCTAGACTGTATTAGGACATATTTTAACCTCATCTTCCTGTAATCTCCTGCTATTGCACACTTGCTGATGTGTTTATCTGCTATGTGTCAGAGTTTTAAACACTGatgaaatgttcagaaatatatctgtatctatatctatatagaccatctatatatttatgaatataatatgaaaatgtgtgtaaatgtatagttgggaaatgtgtcatttagacacattttaacatttagatAAATGTTGGAAACATTTCAGGAGGAAAACATTGGTAAAGCGTCTGATGGGTGTATAATAAAGTGTTAATAAAGTGTCACTCT
This genomic stretch from Megalops cyprinoides isolate fMegCyp1 chromosome 1, fMegCyp1.pri, whole genome shotgun sequence harbors:
- the tnfsf18 gene encoding tumor necrosis factor ligand superfamily member 18, whose product is MTTRATTATGQKCEQRGYGASFPGKQFEERDHKALRPGQKCEQRGYGASFPGKQFEERDHRALRPGQKCEQQGYGASFPGKQFEEHDHRASHPGQRWLVRVLLVWVALLSVSQAVSLTLLLTPALSTEKDLQSIPGREFTVDYHSRGADSRSEVEVLRWTAEDGAVSSPKLGEPPEHLLFMQDGRYFLYTQVTLQSGVPDMPHTVRVRTARGKLLLESRVTRGGTGEPFTTGLLGRQVQLSAGDSLSVTCYPPALINTTTTATYLGVYLLEPQHP